One Synergistaceae bacterium DNA window includes the following coding sequences:
- a CDS encoding NAD-dependent deacylase, with product MKRLVVLTGAGISAESGFKTFRDSGGLWESYSVEDVASIQGWYRNPQLMTDFYNDMRAQLEKAQPNAGHRILAELEEHFDVQIITQNIDNLHEKAGSHHVLHLHGELTKARPVNNDSKIIDIGYRAMKYGERDEDGDLLRPHIVWFGEAVPEIMNAAKLVRSADIFAVVGSSLVVYPAAGLVNELRGGTKNYLIDPADVDVPEWLNFRVIKEVASKGVAVMRDELLKEV from the coding sequence ATGAAGAGGCTTGTTGTGCTGACTGGTGCAGGGATAAGTGCAGAGAGCGGGTTTAAGACGTTCCGTGATTCCGGCGGACTGTGGGAGAGTTACAGCGTCGAGGACGTTGCGAGCATTCAGGGCTGGTACAGGAATCCCCAGCTGATGACGGACTTCTACAACGACATGCGGGCCCAGCTCGAGAAAGCTCAGCCCAACGCCGGACACAGGATACTTGCGGAACTTGAGGAACACTTTGACGTGCAGATAATCACCCAGAACATCGACAACCTTCACGAGAAAGCCGGAAGCCATCACGTCCTTCACCTTCACGGCGAACTGACCAAAGCCCGCCCCGTGAACAACGACAGCAAGATCATCGACATCGGCTACCGCGCAATGAAGTACGGCGAGCGCGACGAGGACGGAGACCTTCTGCGGCCGCACATCGTGTGGTTCGGCGAAGCTGTACCCGAAATCATGAACGCGGCAAAGCTCGTCAGGAGTGCGGACATCTTTGCGGTAGTGGGCTCGTCGCTTGTGGTGTATCCGGCGGCTGGCTTGGTCAATGAGCTTCGGGGAGGGACGAAGAATTACCTGATTGACCCGGCAGACGTTGACGTGCCCGAGTGGCTGAACTTCAGGGTCATCAAGGAAGTCGCCTCTAAGGGAGTCGCGGTAATGAGGGATGAACTGTTGAAGGAGGTATAA
- a CDS encoding methyltransferase domain-containing protein: MITLNFVHGGESQLHIKESMTFLKRFASSPRRIGSVAPSSRFLTKAMLDRVDWENARYIAELGAGTGVFTREIVKRARKDAKILVFEIDPALQKMIRDEHPEHEGLTLHSDAQELYRYMNENGITALDFVISSLPFTVLPPKMTVRILNAVVKSLKPEGHFVAYQYSSIMKHVLKKKFAHMKTRFVMFNVPPAFVYDCWK, from the coding sequence ATGATAACACTAAATTTTGTTCACGGAGGAGAATCACAATTGCACATCAAGGAGAGTATGACCTTCCTGAAACGTTTTGCGAGTTCACCCAGAAGAATAGGCAGTGTTGCGCCGAGTTCACGCTTCCTGACGAAGGCAATGCTTGACCGTGTTGACTGGGAGAACGCCAGATACATAGCCGAGCTCGGGGCGGGGACAGGAGTCTTCACGCGCGAGATAGTGAAGCGTGCACGCAAAGACGCGAAGATTCTTGTGTTCGAGATTGACCCGGCACTGCAGAAGATGATTCGCGACGAGCACCCTGAACATGAGGGACTGACGCTGCACAGCGATGCTCAGGAGCTCTACAGGTACATGAACGAGAACGGCATCACCGCGCTGGACTTCGTGATCTCGAGCCTGCCTTTCACGGTGCTTCCGCCGAAAATGACGGTGAGGATTCTTAACGCAGTCGTGAAGAGCTTGAAGCCGGAGGGACATTTTGTGGCGTACCAGTACTCCTCGATAATGAAGCATGTCCTGAAGAAGAAGTTTGCGCACATGAAGACACGGTTTGTGATGTTCAACGTTCCGCCTGCGTTTGTGTATGACTGCTGGAAGTAA
- the leuB gene encoding 3-isopropylmalate dehydrogenase codes for MKNVAVIPGDGIGPEVIGATLAVLEKAAPKAFDFREVAMGGNAIDKYGEPLPAESLKICQDADATLLGAVGGPKWDNQPPENRPERGLLGVRKGLKVFANIRPAKIFAPLASACPLRKDIADKGIDFVIIRELTGGIYFGKHEAFTTPDGERAARDVMEYTEHEVRRIAHVAFKAAMGRRKIVTSIDKANILTTSRFWREIVEDVAKEYPEVSLNHLYVDNASMQLIRVPSEFDVIVTENTFGDILSDEASQIVGSIGMIPSASLGDNNRGLYEPIHGSAPDIAGQDKANPIGTILAGAMMLRYSFGMNAEADRIERAVDAVLNDGLRTGDIYTGAEKLITGSQMRDAIITKL; via the coding sequence ATGAAGAATGTAGCAGTAATTCCCGGCGACGGCATCGGCCCGGAAGTCATCGGCGCAACCCTCGCTGTCCTCGAGAAAGCCGCCCCCAAAGCCTTCGACTTCCGCGAGGTCGCAATGGGCGGCAACGCAATCGACAAATACGGCGAACCTCTGCCCGCCGAGAGCCTCAAAATCTGCCAGGACGCGGACGCAACGTTGCTCGGAGCAGTCGGAGGCCCTAAGTGGGACAACCAGCCCCCAGAGAACAGGCCAGAGCGCGGACTTCTCGGCGTGCGCAAAGGCCTTAAGGTCTTCGCCAATATCCGTCCGGCCAAGATTTTCGCTCCTCTTGCTTCGGCGTGCCCGCTGAGGAAGGACATTGCGGACAAGGGAATAGACTTCGTCATCATTCGCGAGCTCACCGGCGGAATATACTTCGGCAAGCACGAGGCCTTCACCACGCCCGACGGTGAACGTGCCGCGCGCGACGTGATGGAGTACACTGAGCACGAGGTCAGGAGGATTGCTCACGTTGCGTTCAAGGCGGCAATGGGCAGGCGCAAGATAGTAACCTCAATCGACAAGGCCAACATCCTCACAACGTCGCGTTTCTGGAGGGAGATTGTTGAGGACGTTGCGAAGGAGTACCCTGAAGTCTCGCTGAATCATCTCTATGTCGACAATGCATCGATGCAGTTAATCCGCGTTCCCAGCGAATTTGACGTTATCGTTACGGAAAACACGTTCGGAGATATTCTGTCGGACGAAGCGAGCCAGATCGTCGGCTCAATCGGAATGATACCGAGCGCGTCTCTGGGTGATAACAATCGCGGGCTGTACGAGCCTATTCACGGTTCAGCACCTGACATTGCGGGACAGGACAAGGCGAATCCCATCGGGACGATTCTTGCGGGGGCAATGATGCTGCGCTACAGCTTCGGGATGAACGCTGAGGCTGACAGGATAGAACGTGCTGTTGACGCTGTGCTGAACGACGGCCTGAGGACGGGAGACATCTACACAGGAGCTGAGAAGCTGATAACCGGATCGCAGATGAGGGACGCGATTATCACGAAGCTGTAA
- a CDS encoding radical SAM protein, protein MVVYYLEHNVYLVDGKVNAAFYDFNHGRLVHVSTAGKNLLRRVLGQDAELTSEERAYLNSLTSLGLLTDKFTEPHDISELCGKPVIDFVWIEVTTFCNLKCLHCYNEAESSCGKVMPYEDFCHVIDELVAFGVRKVQLIGGEPLTLGDNLTRYLDYLAGKFDYVEIFTNGTLMTDSLITYLKAHGIRVALSLYSYSPDEHDKVTRLPGSWARTNETIRRLRENGIPYAVKNVLMKGVALGDKNTDLYTLNPKKDVVRLTGRASASLLTMELARKRLITKRSFRRRLSKGFVQRCLSGHNCFSRRLYFAADLTVYPCVMERRISHGNLRGSHLPDIINEDILSLNKDRIHECSECEFRYCCHDCRPDSGGRNLHAKAWYCTYLPLLGQWQDEENFLREQLP, encoded by the coding sequence GTGGTAGTGTACTATCTGGAGCACAACGTCTACCTTGTTGACGGAAAAGTAAACGCGGCCTTCTATGACTTCAATCATGGAAGGCTTGTTCATGTCAGTACGGCGGGCAAGAATCTACTGCGCAGGGTTCTCGGCCAAGATGCAGAACTCACCAGCGAAGAACGCGCTTATCTCAACAGCCTAACGTCCCTGGGACTGCTCACCGACAAATTCACTGAGCCGCACGACATCAGCGAACTTTGCGGGAAGCCCGTTATAGATTTCGTGTGGATAGAGGTTACGACCTTCTGCAACCTGAAGTGCCTGCACTGCTACAACGAAGCAGAAAGCTCATGCGGAAAAGTCATGCCTTACGAGGACTTCTGCCACGTCATCGACGAGCTTGTTGCTTTCGGGGTCAGGAAGGTACAGCTCATCGGCGGAGAACCCCTCACTCTCGGCGACAATCTTACGCGCTATCTTGACTACTTGGCCGGGAAGTTCGACTACGTGGAGATTTTCACGAACGGCACGCTGATGACCGACAGCCTCATCACTTACCTCAAGGCACACGGAATCAGAGTTGCCCTCTCCCTGTACTCGTACAGCCCTGACGAACACGACAAAGTTACACGTCTGCCCGGCTCATGGGCAAGGACGAACGAAACCATACGGAGATTGCGCGAGAACGGCATACCTTACGCAGTCAAGAATGTCCTGATGAAGGGTGTTGCTCTCGGCGACAAGAACACTGACCTTTACACGCTGAACCCCAAGAAAGATGTTGTGCGCCTCACAGGCCGTGCTTCCGCCTCTCTGCTTACGATGGAGCTGGCGCGCAAACGATTAATCACGAAGAGGAGCTTCCGCCGCCGCCTCAGCAAAGGCTTCGTGCAAAGATGCTTAAGCGGGCATAACTGCTTCTCGCGGAGATTATACTTTGCCGCAGATTTGACCGTCTACCCCTGCGTCATGGAACGCCGAATCTCTCACGGAAACCTGCGCGGCTCACACCTTCCCGACATAATCAATGAGGACATACTTTCACTGAACAAGGACAGAATCCACGAGTGCAGTGAATGTGAGTTCAGGTACTGCTGCCACGACTGCCGCCCAGACTCCGGCGGAAGAAACCTTCATGCAAAGGCTTGGTACTGTACTTATCTTCCCCTGCTGGGACAATGGCAGGACGAGGAGAATTTCTTGAGAGAGCAGCTCCCCTGA
- the metA gene encoding homoserine O-succinyltransferase, translating into MPINIPGDLPAAGVLERENIFVMTRRRAQSQDIRPLRILILNLMPTKITTETQLARLLGNTPLQVEIELIAASGRAHKNTPAEHMLAFYRNFDAVKHEYFDGMIITGAPVEHMAFEEVDYWRELCEIMEWSKSHVHSTFHICWGAQAGLYYHYGIPKIHLHSKLFGVFHHRVTHKGSILFRGSDDVFMVPHSRHTTIMRSDIKRVPALKILSESEEAGVYAVSTNEGRQLFITGHSEYDPETLALEYWRDKRAGLAIHVPYNYFPNDDDTKPPVCTWRSSANLLYSNWLNYFVYQQTPYDARNITDLTTN; encoded by the coding sequence ATGCCCATAAACATACCCGGAGACCTTCCGGCAGCGGGAGTCCTTGAGCGCGAAAACATCTTCGTGATGACACGCAGGCGTGCGCAGTCGCAGGACATCCGGCCTCTGCGCATCCTTATCCTTAACCTCATGCCCACAAAGATAACTACGGAGACGCAGTTAGCCCGCCTTTTGGGCAACACTCCGCTTCAGGTTGAGATTGAGCTCATAGCCGCCAGCGGACGCGCGCACAAGAACACTCCCGCCGAACACATGCTGGCATTCTACAGGAACTTTGACGCGGTGAAGCACGAGTACTTTGACGGAATGATAATCACCGGCGCGCCCGTCGAACACATGGCCTTCGAGGAAGTGGATTACTGGCGGGAACTGTGCGAGATTATGGAGTGGAGCAAGTCCCACGTTCACAGCACGTTCCACATCTGCTGGGGAGCTCAGGCCGGGCTGTACTATCATTACGGCATCCCGAAAATTCATCTGCACAGCAAGCTGTTCGGGGTGTTTCACCACAGGGTTACGCACAAGGGCTCGATACTTTTCAGGGGCTCGGATGATGTCTTCATGGTTCCGCACTCACGCCACACGACGATAATGCGGAGCGACATCAAGAGAGTACCTGCGCTGAAGATTCTCTCTGAGAGCGAGGAAGCAGGAGTCTACGCGGTCTCCACCAACGAGGGGCGGCAACTCTTCATCACCGGGCATTCGGAGTACGACCCCGAGACTCTTGCGCTGGAATACTGGCGGGACAAACGCGCAGGACTTGCGATTCACGTGCCGTATAATTATTTCCCGAACGACGACGACACAAAACCGCCGGTCTGCACGTGGCGGTCGAGTGCGAACCTGCTTTATTCCAACTGGCTCAACTATTTTGTGTATCAGCAGACACCTTACGATGCGCGGAATATTACAGACCTTACAACAAATTAG